In a genomic window of Comamonadaceae bacterium OTU4NAUVB1:
- a CDS encoding LacI family DNA-binding transcriptional regulator, with amino-acid sequence MNIQDVARRAGVSVATVSRAFNLPDRVAPATRERVERIARDLGYLPNVSARALRTQRSRVLGIVLPTLLNPAFAECLQGIAETAAAGGYAILPVTTGYALDREAHAVAQLIASNVDGMILVVSSASDAVALRRLHDAGVPYVLAYNRHPAHPCVSVDGETAAAEVVARLAGLGHRRIAMVSGTLAVSDRAQQRFAGFRRGMAEAGLATPPLVEVPFVERAAETLRELLQAPSRPTALFCSNDLLAIRCLRAAHGSGLRVPHDLTVVGFDGIALGEELTPALSTVVQPNRDIGRHGVELLLRALATGEAPTAASSLTLPHAFREGESCGVARSGVP; translated from the coding sequence TTGAACATCCAGGACGTTGCCCGCCGCGCGGGCGTCTCCGTCGCGACCGTCTCGCGCGCCTTCAACCTGCCCGACCGGGTGGCCCCGGCCACGCGCGAGCGCGTGGAACGCATCGCCCGCGACCTCGGTTACCTGCCGAACGTGAGCGCCCGTGCCTTGCGCACCCAGCGCAGCCGCGTGCTCGGCATCGTGCTTCCCACGCTGCTCAATCCGGCCTTCGCCGAGTGCCTGCAAGGCATCGCCGAGACCGCCGCCGCCGGTGGTTACGCGATCCTTCCCGTCACCACCGGCTACGCGCTGGACCGGGAAGCGCACGCGGTCGCCCAGCTCATCGCCAGCAATGTCGACGGGATGATCCTGGTGGTGTCCAGTGCGTCCGATGCGGTGGCGCTGCGGCGGCTCCACGACGCCGGGGTGCCCTACGTCCTGGCCTACAACCGGCATCCCGCGCACCCCTGCGTGTCGGTCGACGGTGAAACGGCGGCGGCCGAGGTCGTGGCCCGCCTGGCCGGGCTGGGACACCGGCGCATCGCGATGGTCAGCGGCACGCTGGCCGTGTCCGACCGCGCGCAGCAGCGCTTCGCCGGCTTCCGGCGTGGCATGGCCGAGGCCGGCCTGGCGACGCCGCCCCTGGTGGAAGTGCCGTTCGTCGAACGCGCGGCGGAGACCCTGCGCGAACTCCTGCAGGCCCCCTCGCGCCCCACCGCCCTCTTCTGCTCCAACGACCTGCTGGCGATCCGCTGCCTTCGCGCGGCTCACGGCAGCGGGCTGCGGGTCCCGCACGACCTGACCGTGGTCGGCTTCGACGGCATCGCGCTCGGCGAAGAACTGACGCCCGCCCTGAGCACCGTGGTGCAGCCCAACCGCGACATCGGCCGCCACGGGGTCGAGCTCCTGCTGCGCGCGCTGGCCACCGGCGAGGCGCCGACGGCCGCGTCCAGCCTGACCCTGCCGCATGCCTTCCGGGAAGGCGAATCCTGCGGCGTCGCCCGCTCCGGCGTGCCCTGA
- a CDS encoding esterase-like activity of phytase family protein encodes MHFQSLRHLATATALGCLAALNGCGGGNDDDGPAERRVGSLKLIGQQVLPRRGEFQGTVVGGLSGIDYDAVNDRYVLVSDDRTATDSAQPPRIYTARLDFDAQRFTSVRMLSTFSMKQPDGATYPKVPDLLTPDPEAVRLDPVSGNYLWTSEGERTPATATTAQRLIDPFIREITADGAHVREYALPAMFRMSAAERGPRSNLVFEGLTVTPDRTRTVVLAEGPRYEDGPAPTPTAGAVSRITVFDRATGTAQAQYAYPVERVQAEPVPAGQFAVSGATEILAITDTRFLVLERSFSVGVVGNQVRLYEIDVSRATDVSNTPALAGAGYAPVTKRLVLDFETLKASLGGIANLEGMTFGPRLPNGHDSLVVVADDNFPTADSPTDRNQFLVFDVQP; translated from the coding sequence ATGCACTTCCAATCTCTCCGCCACCTCGCCACCGCCACCGCGCTCGGCTGCCTCGCCGCCCTGAACGGCTGCGGCGGCGGCAACGACGACGACGGTCCTGCCGAACGCCGCGTGGGTTCGCTCAAACTGATCGGCCAGCAGGTGCTGCCCCGACGCGGCGAGTTCCAGGGCACCGTCGTGGGAGGCTTGTCCGGCATCGACTACGACGCCGTCAACGACCGTTACGTGCTCGTCTCCGACGATCGCACCGCCACCGATTCGGCGCAGCCCCCCCGGATATACACCGCGCGCCTGGACTTCGACGCCCAGCGATTCACCAGCGTCCGGATGCTGTCGACCTTCAGCATGAAGCAGCCCGATGGCGCGACCTATCCGAAGGTGCCCGACCTGCTGACCCCCGACCCCGAGGCCGTGCGGCTCGATCCGGTCTCCGGCAACTACCTGTGGACCAGCGAGGGAGAGCGGACACCGGCCACCGCCACCACGGCGCAGCGCCTGATCGACCCGTTCATCCGGGAGATCACGGCCGATGGCGCCCACGTCCGCGAGTACGCGTTGCCGGCGATGTTCAGGATGTCGGCCGCCGAGCGCGGGCCGCGCAGCAACCTGGTCTTCGAGGGATTGACCGTCACGCCCGACCGCACCAGGACCGTCGTGCTCGCCGAAGGACCGCGGTACGAAGACGGCCCGGCGCCGACCCCGACGGCGGGTGCGGTGTCCCGCATCACCGTGTTCGATCGCGCGACCGGCACGGCCCAGGCGCAGTACGCCTACCCGGTGGAACGCGTCCAGGCCGAACCCGTGCCGGCCGGACAATTCGCCGTGAGCGGCGCCACCGAGATCCTGGCGATCACCGACACCCGCTTCCTGGTCCTGGAGCGCAGCTTCTCCGTCGGCGTCGTCGGCAACCAGGTCCGGCTCTACGAGATCGACGTGAGTCGAGCGACCGATGTATCGAACACGCCCGCGCTCGCCGGGGCCGGCTACGCGCCGGTCACCAAGCGCCTGGTGCTGGACTTCGAGACGCTGAAGGCGTCGCTGGGAGGCATCGCCAACCTGGAAGGCATGACGTTCGGCCCCAGGCTGCCCAACGGCCACGACTCGCTGGTCGTCGTGGCGGACGACAACTTTCCCACGGCGGATTCGCCGACGGACCGCAACCAGTTCCTGGTCTTCGACGTCCAGCCCTGA
- a CDS encoding ABC transporter ATP-binding protein, with amino-acid sequence MELERIPIDIDHVAKTYADGTVGLRPTSLHVEPGEVLALLGPSGCGKTTLLRLIAGLETLDDGGRIAFGGQDVTHRPVEQRGVGMVFQSYALFPQMSVAANIGYGLRIRGVAKRDAQRTVGELVDLVRLNGLEDKRPGELSGGQRQRVALARAVAVRPRVLLLDEPLAALDAKLKESLRDELAELLRRLHITAVHVTHDQQEAMAIADRLAVMRAGRIVQVGRGEDLYRSPGDPFVAEFLGRVNRIERSEQDVVQGTLPFGGRTLACPSAWMGHRILLLRPEDVQVGPRSAVESGPSGWGVAQVRQRTFLGDRVQLRLGLADQPALLADVARDTPYRVGDEVGVRIQPERLMTSEQEPAP; translated from the coding sequence ATGGAACTTGAACGCATCCCGATCGACATCGACCACGTCGCCAAGACCTACGCCGACGGCACGGTCGGCCTGCGGCCGACCTCGCTGCACGTCGAACCCGGCGAGGTGCTGGCCCTGCTGGGGCCCTCGGGCTGCGGTAAGACCACGCTGCTGCGCCTCATCGCCGGGCTGGAGACGCTCGACGACGGCGGGCGCATCGCCTTCGGCGGACAGGACGTGACGCACCGGCCGGTCGAGCAGCGCGGCGTCGGCATGGTGTTCCAGAGCTACGCGCTGTTTCCGCAGATGAGCGTGGCGGCCAACATCGGCTACGGGCTGCGCATCCGCGGTGTCGCCAAGCGCGACGCGCAGCGCACGGTCGGCGAACTGGTCGACCTGGTGCGGCTGAACGGCCTGGAGGACAAGCGCCCGGGCGAGCTGTCGGGCGGCCAGCGGCAACGCGTGGCGCTGGCGCGCGCGGTGGCGGTGCGCCCGCGCGTGCTGCTGCTCGACGAGCCGCTGGCGGCGCTGGACGCCAAGCTCAAGGAATCGCTGCGCGACGAGCTGGCCGAACTGCTGCGCCGGCTGCACATCACCGCCGTCCACGTCACGCACGACCAGCAGGAGGCGATGGCCATCGCCGACCGCCTGGCGGTGATGCGCGCCGGGCGCATCGTGCAGGTCGGCCGCGGCGAGGACCTGTACCGCTCGCCGGGCGATCCCTTCGTCGCGGAGTTCCTCGGGCGGGTGAACCGCATCGAGCGCTCGGAGCAGGACGTCGTCCAGGGCACCCTCCCGTTCGGCGGCCGGACGCTCGCCTGCCCTTCGGCCTGGATGGGTCATCGCATCCTGCTGCTGCGCCCCGAGGACGTCCAGGTGGGACCGCGCAGCGCCGTCGAATCCGGCCCGTCGGGCTGGGGCGTGGCGCAGGTCCGGCAGCGCACCTTCCTCGGCGACCGGGTGCAGTTGCGCCTGGGCCTCGCCGACCAGCCGGCGCTGCTGGCCGACGTCGCGCGCGACACGCCGTACCGGGTCGGCGACGAGGTCGGCGTGCGCATCCAGCCCGAACGCCTCATGACCTCCGAACAGGAACCCGCCCCATGA
- a CDS encoding alkaline phosphatase D family protein, whose protein sequence is MRKNNTPSPSPSPSPSSIDADPRDLANRRRRDFLDFLVRSSSSALALAAAGSLAACGGGSDDDAPAATPAPGTPASTPAVFAFGVASGDPLADRVILWTHAKVPASVADVRLNWEVATDAAFTAVVRSGTVTATEATSFTAKVDATGLSAGASYFYRFRDLTGASSTVGITRTLPAAGVASVKLAVFSCALYSEGYFHAYDAAAKSDALYALHLGDYIYEYGSDPKKYGNASIPGNRIASPANDIVTMNDYRTRHALYKSDLSLQAAHARMPWITVWDDHEFANNAYVNGAENHDPATQGDWVTRKNIAARVYHEWMPIRTPDPADLLKIYRRFEFGRVLTLHMLDTRIEGRDRQYDGFGDADGGTARYLAGLTPDATGVRPDASRRMMSAAQQDWLVDGMRGSTATWQVLGNQTLMARMWLPASVLGAVAANPSGAPAAISAFLGAKAARAAGGPNLLTPAHAALLDPATNPRVPYSLDAWDGYPAQREAILQAAKAQGKRLVTLSGDSHNGWFTYLTSLNQEKLGIEFAGTSVTSTGFESAGLGALASSIDGSALVPQLGTAALGAGLGLIDDVAYCDTTRRGYLSMTFSLGEVRAEYVFVSSVKAPTYTVALGRTVTVPASSAGIAAPTIA, encoded by the coding sequence GTGCGCAAGAACAACACGCCATCGCCATCGCCATCGCCATCGCCTTCGTCCATCGACGCCGATCCACGGGACCTCGCCAATCGGCGGCGTCGTGATTTCCTCGATTTCCTGGTCCGGTCGTCGTCCAGCGCGCTGGCGCTGGCAGCCGCGGGATCCCTGGCGGCGTGCGGCGGAGGAAGCGACGACGACGCGCCGGCCGCGACCCCCGCGCCGGGCACGCCCGCGTCGACGCCGGCCGTGTTCGCGTTCGGCGTCGCCAGCGGCGACCCCCTGGCCGACCGCGTCATCCTCTGGACGCACGCCAAGGTGCCCGCCAGCGTCGCCGACGTCCGCTTGAACTGGGAGGTCGCGACGGACGCCGCCTTCACCGCCGTCGTTCGCAGCGGCACGGTCACGGCCACCGAGGCCACGTCCTTCACCGCGAAGGTGGACGCGACCGGCCTGAGCGCCGGCGCCAGCTATTTCTACCGCTTTCGCGACCTCACCGGCGCGTCCTCGACCGTGGGCATCACGCGCACCCTGCCTGCCGCCGGCGTGGCATCGGTGAAGCTGGCGGTGTTCTCCTGCGCCCTGTATTCGGAGGGCTACTTCCACGCCTACGACGCGGCCGCCAAGTCCGACGCCCTGTACGCCTTGCACCTGGGCGACTACATCTACGAGTACGGTTCCGATCCGAAGAAGTACGGCAACGCCAGCATTCCGGGCAACCGGATCGCCAGCCCGGCCAACGACATCGTGACGATGAACGACTACCGCACGCGGCACGCGCTGTACAAGTCGGACCTCAGCCTCCAGGCGGCGCACGCCCGCATGCCCTGGATCACGGTGTGGGACGACCACGAGTTCGCCAACAACGCCTACGTCAACGGCGCGGAAAACCACGATCCCGCCACGCAGGGCGACTGGGTCACGCGCAAGAACATCGCCGCCAGGGTCTATCACGAGTGGATGCCGATCCGCACGCCCGATCCGGCCGACCTCCTGAAGATCTACCGGCGCTTCGAGTTCGGCCGCGTCCTGACGCTGCACATGCTCGACACCCGCATCGAAGGCCGCGACCGGCAGTACGACGGCTTCGGCGACGCCGACGGCGGCACGGCGCGTTACCTGGCGGGATTGACGCCCGACGCGACGGGCGTCCGGCCCGACGCGTCTCGCCGGATGATGAGTGCCGCGCAGCAGGACTGGCTGGTCGACGGCATGAGAGGTTCCACGGCGACCTGGCAGGTGCTGGGCAATCAGACCCTCATGGCCCGCATGTGGCTTCCGGCGTCCGTCCTGGGCGCGGTCGCGGCCAATCCGTCGGGCGCTCCGGCCGCCATCTCGGCGTTCCTGGGGGCCAAGGCGGCGCGCGCCGCCGGTGGTCCGAACCTGCTGACGCCGGCGCATGCGGCGCTCCTCGACCCGGCGACGAACCCGCGCGTGCCGTACAGTCTCGACGCCTGGGACGGTTATCCGGCACAGCGCGAGGCGATCCTGCAGGCGGCCAAGGCGCAGGGCAAGCGCCTGGTCACGCTGTCGGGCGATTCGCACAACGGCTGGTTCACCTACCTCACGAGCCTGAACCAGGAGAAGCTGGGCATCGAGTTCGCCGGGACGTCCGTGACGTCGACCGGATTCGAGAGCGCCGGCCTGGGCGCCCTGGCCAGTTCGATCGACGGCAGCGCGCTGGTGCCCCAGCTGGGCACCGCCGCGCTCGGCGCGGGCCTGGGTCTGATCGACGATGTCGCGTACTGCGACACGACGCGCCGCGGCTATCTCTCGATGACGTTCTCGCTCGGCGAAGTCAGGGCCGAGTATGTCTTCGTGAGCAGCGTGAAAGCGCCGACGTACACCGTCGCGCTCGGCCGCACGGTCACGGTGCCGGCGTCGTCGGCGGGCATCGCGGCGCCGACGATCGCCTGA
- a CDS encoding ABC transporter permease, whose product MKSRQRWLLLGCAAPAGAFFLLFWLLPATRLLALPAQRGWATYFVVLTDGRYLASMAQTVALSLVVTLATLVLGGAVGIYLARRDFPGKRVLLSLLTLPLSFPGVIVGFFVILLGGRQGLVADLSDALTGHRVTFAYGLLGLFVAYLYFSLPRAIATYAAAAGAMNLQLEEAARSLGASRLRVVRDVWLPELAPTTLACGAILFATSMGAFGTAFTLASKFEVLPITIYNEFTNHANFALAASLSIALGSVTWLVLFVARQFGGGPVAR is encoded by the coding sequence TTGAAGTCGCGCCAGCGCTGGCTGCTGCTGGGCTGCGCGGCCCCGGCCGGCGCCTTCTTCCTGCTGTTCTGGCTGCTGCCGGCCACGCGCCTGCTCGCGTTGCCGGCGCAACGGGGCTGGGCCACCTATTTCGTCGTCCTCACCGACGGCCGCTACCTCGCGAGCATGGCGCAGACCGTGGCGCTGTCGCTGGTCGTGACGCTGGCGACGCTGGTGCTCGGCGGCGCGGTCGGCATCTACCTGGCGCGGCGCGATTTTCCGGGCAAGCGGGTGCTGCTGTCGCTGCTGACCCTGCCGCTGTCGTTTCCCGGCGTGATCGTCGGCTTCTTCGTGATCCTGCTGGGCGGACGGCAAGGGCTGGTGGCCGATCTCTCGGACGCGCTCACCGGCCACCGCGTCACCTTCGCCTACGGCCTGCTCGGGCTGTTCGTGGCGTACCTGTACTTCTCCCTGCCGCGCGCCATCGCGACCTATGCCGCGGCGGCCGGCGCGATGAACCTGCAGCTGGAGGAAGCCGCGCGCTCGCTCGGCGCCTCGCGCCTGCGGGTGGTGCGCGACGTCTGGCTGCCGGAGCTGGCGCCGACCACGCTGGCCTGCGGCGCGATCCTGTTCGCGACCTCGATGGGCGCCTTCGGCACGGCGTTCACGCTGGCGAGCAAGTTCGAGGTGCTCCCGATCACGATCTACAACGAGTTCACCAACCACGCGAACTTCGCGCTCGCGGCCTCGCTGTCGATCGCGCTGGGCAGCGTGACCTGGCTGGTGCTGTTCGTGGCACGCCAGTTCGGCGGCGGCCCGGTCGCTCGCTGA
- a CDS encoding ABC transporter permease subunit produces MRNDTPNRAPVLFAVTALVSFFMIAPMLLSVMAGLVVNYGAGLKSGLTLRWLGEVWEVYGGTVGWSLALAVACVALTVVLGVPCAYAIARSRSRAARAFEELLTLPVAVPGLATALALILAYGQIGAFRQSFAFILVGHVVFTLPFMVRTVASAFQRHDLVALEEAARTLGASFRQRFMGILVPAVFPAIVAGGLMVFTLSVGEFNLTWMLHTPLTRTLPVGLADSYASMRLEVGSAYTLVFFIVILPVLWGLQSLAHLLQQRHGT; encoded by the coding sequence ATGCGCAACGACACGCCAAACCGGGCGCCGGTGCTGTTCGCGGTGACGGCCCTCGTCAGCTTCTTCATGATCGCGCCGATGCTGCTGTCGGTGATGGCGGGGCTGGTCGTCAACTACGGCGCGGGCCTGAAGAGCGGCCTCACGCTGCGCTGGCTCGGCGAGGTCTGGGAGGTCTACGGCGGCACGGTCGGCTGGTCGCTGGCGCTGGCGGTGGCCTGCGTCGCGCTGACGGTCGTGCTCGGCGTGCCCTGCGCCTACGCCATCGCGCGCAGCCGTTCCCGGGCGGCGCGCGCCTTCGAGGAGCTTCTGACGCTGCCGGTCGCGGTGCCGGGCCTGGCGACGGCGCTGGCGCTGATCCTCGCCTACGGGCAGATCGGCGCGTTCCGCCAGAGCTTCGCCTTCATCCTGGTGGGCCACGTCGTCTTCACGCTGCCGTTCATGGTGCGGACCGTGGCCTCGGCCTTCCAGCGCCACGACCTGGTCGCGCTCGAGGAAGCCGCCCGCACGCTGGGCGCGAGCTTCCGCCAGCGCTTCATGGGCATCCTGGTGCCCGCCGTGTTCCCGGCCATCGTCGCGGGCGGCCTGATGGTCTTCACGCTGTCGGTGGGCGAATTCAACCTGACCTGGATGCTGCACACCCCGCTCACCCGCACGCTGCCCGTCGGCCTGGCCGACAGCTACGCCTCGATGCGGCTGGAGGTCGGCTCGGCCTACACGCTGGTGTTCTTCATCGTCATCCTCCCGGTGCTGTGGGGCCTGCAGTCCCTCGCCCACCTGCTGCAACAACGCCATGGAACTTGA
- a CDS encoding ABC transporter substrate-binding protein produces MSSTLQRIARLGVLAAGLAAASVSMAQTALCYNCPTEWADWGTQLRAIKAKTGVTVPPDNKNSGQSLAQLVAERASPVADMTYLGVTFAIQAKRDGVLAPYQPAHWKDIPDGLKDPAGHWFSIHSGTLGFMVNVDALKGKPVPTSWADLLKPEYKGLIGYLDPASAFVGYVGAVAVNEARGGTLDDFAPAIDYFRALQKNEPIVPKQTSYARVLSGEIAILLDYDFNAYRAKYKDKANVAFVIPAEGTVVVPYVMSLVAGAPHAADAKKALDFVLSDEGQAIWAKAYLRPVRAGAMPREIEAQFLPAAQYQRARTVDYARMAAAQRAFSDRYLKEVR; encoded by the coding sequence ATGTCCTCGACCCTCCAACGAATCGCCCGCCTGGGCGTGCTGGCCGCCGGCCTGGCCGCCGCCAGCGTCTCCATGGCCCAGACGGCCCTCTGCTACAACTGCCCGACCGAATGGGCCGACTGGGGCACGCAGCTGCGCGCGATCAAGGCGAAGACCGGCGTCACGGTGCCGCCCGACAACAAGAACTCCGGCCAGTCGCTGGCCCAGCTGGTGGCCGAGAGGGCCAGCCCGGTCGCCGACATGACCTACCTGGGCGTGACCTTCGCGATCCAGGCGAAGCGGGACGGCGTCCTCGCGCCCTACCAGCCGGCCCACTGGAAGGACATCCCCGACGGCCTGAAGGACCCGGCCGGCCACTGGTTCTCGATCCATTCGGGCACGCTCGGCTTCATGGTCAACGTCGACGCGCTCAAGGGCAAGCCGGTGCCGACGTCGTGGGCCGACCTGCTCAAGCCCGAGTACAAGGGCCTGATCGGCTACCTCGATCCGGCGTCCGCCTTCGTCGGCTATGTCGGCGCGGTGGCCGTCAACGAGGCGCGCGGCGGCACGCTCGACGACTTCGCCCCGGCCATCGACTACTTCAGGGCCCTGCAGAAGAACGAGCCCATCGTGCCCAAGCAGACCTCCTACGCGCGCGTGCTGTCGGGCGAGATCGCCATCCTGCTCGACTACGACTTCAACGCCTACCGCGCCAAGTACAAGGACAAGGCCAACGTCGCCTTCGTGATCCCGGCCGAAGGCACGGTCGTGGTGCCGTACGTGATGAGCCTGGTCGCCGGCGCGCCGCACGCCGCCGACGCGAAGAAGGCGCTGGACTTCGTGCTGTCCGACGAAGGTCAGGCAATCTGGGCCAAGGCCTACCTGCGCCCGGTCCGCGCCGGCGCGATGCCCAGGGAGATCGAGGCGCAGTTCCTGCCCGCCGCCCAATACCAGCGCGCCAGGACCGTCGACTACGCCCGGATGGCCGCCGCGCAGCGCGCCTTCTCCGACCGCTACCTGAAGGAGGTGCGTTGA
- a CDS encoding phosphodiesterase encodes MTPTFLVQLTDPHIREPGRLAYGRIDTAPYLRRAVQSVLRLRQRPDAVVVTGDLSDFGRAAEYAHLAELLAPLAMPVYLMPGNHDDRDQLRRSFPTHGHLGAGGGFVQYGVKVGGLRLITLDTCVPGHSHGSLDAQRLDWLARELAACRGEPVIIAMHHPPFRTLIGHMDDIGLREGGAELEALVARHPNVERVICGHLHRAIDVRFGGTIASTSPAPGHQVALDLDPSAPSAWMLEPPGFRLHAWDGQRLVTHLCASGTFDGPYPFHENGALID; translated from the coding sequence ATGACCCCGACCTTCCTCGTCCAGCTCACCGACCCGCACATCCGCGAGCCCGGTCGGCTGGCCTACGGCCGCATCGACACCGCGCCCTACCTGCGGCGCGCGGTCCAGAGCGTGCTGCGCCTGCGCCAGCGGCCCGACGCGGTGGTCGTCACCGGCGACCTGAGCGATTTCGGCCGTGCCGCAGAGTACGCCCACCTGGCCGAGCTGCTGGCACCGCTGGCCATGCCGGTCTACCTGATGCCGGGCAACCACGACGACCGCGACCAGCTGCGCCGCAGCTTCCCGACGCACGGCCACCTCGGCGCGGGCGGCGGCTTCGTCCAGTACGGCGTGAAGGTGGGCGGCCTGCGCCTGATCACGCTGGACACCTGCGTGCCCGGCCACAGCCACGGCTCGCTCGATGCCCAACGGCTGGACTGGCTCGCGCGGGAACTCGCCGCCTGCCGGGGCGAGCCGGTGATCATCGCCATGCACCATCCACCCTTCCGCACGCTGATCGGCCACATGGACGACATCGGCCTGCGCGAAGGCGGCGCCGAGCTGGAGGCACTGGTCGCGCGCCATCCCAACGTCGAGCGCGTGATCTGCGGCCACCTGCACCGGGCGATCGACGTGCGCTTCGGCGGCACCATCGCGTCGACCTCGCCGGCGCCCGGCCATCAGGTCGCGCTCGACCTCGATCCGTCCGCACCGTCGGCCTGGATGCTGGAGCCCCCGGGCTTCCGCCTCCACGCCTGGGACGGCCAGCGGCTCGTCACGCACCTCTGCGCGTCGGGCACGTTCGACGGACCGTACCCGTTCCACGAGAACGGGGCGTTGATCGATTGA